One Anoplopoma fimbria isolate UVic2021 breed Golden Eagle Sablefish chromosome 21, Afim_UVic_2022, whole genome shotgun sequence DNA segment encodes these proteins:
- the rreb1a gene encoding LOW QUALITY PROTEIN: ras-responsive element-binding protein 1 (The sequence of the model RefSeq protein was modified relative to this genomic sequence to represent the inferred CDS: inserted 5 bases in 4 codons; deleted 1 base in 1 codon; substituted 1 base at 1 genomic stop codon) — protein sequence MVSYLSAPSTERETIKQTCVACLGLPDAAEGEGERGRESARPALWRNLKEPNPNKVKPVMANCTEERREEIKEESPLTEEKTHNNLKAINGVMEEASNGGEKLQNGDRGGGGIMGAEGGGDLSSINAMMSAVMSAAGTINGGGGDGEGESGVTSANSSVGPSPSPSPTKSLTAAMRAPPSRNARRTQDTKEESSAFICPLCDKDCQSQHQLTMHIRQHNADAGATDHSCSICGKCLSSASSLDRHMLVHSGERPYKCNVCGQTFTTNGNMHRHMKIHEKDPASGLLPVSPPSPNKRRRPSVKRRQNPEEETGEEPPNKKVVEESTAEEAAAMVRGGEEELLPCPICFKTCSSRLELDTHMDTHPDTALRCDLCCLSFRTHRGMLRHNAAVHKLLPQDPSGRPFIQNNPSIPTGFNDLAFIDFSCKKFAHIAQVWCETNLRRCISKFHRFVCDCCDKAFPLRSALDLHKTTSHPDKHTDTDMEEMEEMEEMEEEEEEEEEEEEGAAENGVDSPDVEKEVLPEQDNFLEALGLRHVSKVKSGPTDDEIHQAHLDSIKVIHVEPPSSSLPQEPASAYLSGAPGLTLGLGVGGLAALSIPLLEASGSASVSALQGLSQREAMSLLCLQPFQTGFLLQPDGGNVAASAGSSGVKPGEAGGAGISELADIQQILRVASAAPNQMGLSLPPLAKAPGFTGGQGQVQGQKAMPPLKPKPPITPRSSLTATTPPPXQSSQQASLGCISPSLPPPTPLFKTPSSSSSSSSSSSSSAGNNGQLDSECMGDAHMPLSDSPPAATTAVLEEPGLSGRKPGAKGGSNTNAGSAKGSFPCRFCDQVFSFSGVLQAHMRFHLGILPHQCNICDYVAPDKATLIRHLRTHSGERPYVCRVCHYPFTVKANCERHLRKKHGKTSRKEIEKNIKYVTSTSTANLAAAITAVTNATTTQDTETGLTGAETTCRFCGDDLKTYRALQIHLRTHNGCQRKPFECRRCGAAFLAKRNCIHHLLKQHPEVQEREIEEHIATLLPAAAPAATVASARVNQMTPNGIGLSVQALHAVKVEDLDQPLDFSAKGLCGSQAGSPGVKLESVSPSFDGSILDQPIDLSVPSKREEKREERREERREIKTEPSGSSIVEQQLSLCXRRRTALALLKEEKTALSLPPLHPHPQLGCYQXPPGSTPPPTSLPNSTRAQRLKPLLPKPAISLPPSSSSTSTPLASIAQIIHSVSGAPDLLKREEVKPPPAVTSCLGDSAADXPGPSVVMEKQSEETPEGSSRKRSRKKLAALAVKEKVVVVSAGAGAGGGGGGAGVGSGIDLESSGEXASVEKMLATTDANKFSTYLQTGASELGGKIGERTEKTGEEKEGGVKEEVKPASVGPQSKGKKNAYSNSVQKMTCPFCPRVFPWASSLQRHMLTHTGQKPFPCPKCDAFFSTKSNCERHLLRKHGVTHRTLRRNGSLKKDGDEGSHESAESQSETELMAPEAQDLSGVNTSTDSGSAPMSESPAPSDQQDGDSAQSSPAHKQSRSCSPHADDQDSEAPEHPDQQGAPESRAAPGRQHPQSSKVESTDDDDCHSNKSLDLNFGKKLIDFKLSTSSGPAQEEQPSQPASASSTSSSSSSSSTSAPQVASESQEKEKGAAATTSSSSSSPAAKQQPEYKHVCRVCKKSFRYATTLARHERAHLSEETPTPAQEENPPVQEEATESSAAKPTEEEEEDKEEEQKMETEPEEAGAVRGGESEGGESGESEEEKEKEERSDEEASEPKTLEGGEASGRRLDKRKKICNVCGKRFWSLQDLTRHMRSHTGERPYKCQTCERTFTLKHSLVRHQRIHLKPRGADGASAAIDDASEDGDSCIQTPPSTCPPSENESECGSGVAGLKELEEEEDEEEEEEEEEEEEEEGDVKEEGGETLEVENPEKQAESGSDSEPTTKTVSSEEPADGETSKLSAESAASTPRQQATDTKTTTSNDHDEDVKSTPESNVSKDPPASSSSSSSPPEESVPAAPAEGFIQGLLEIHAKPPLEHLLPNGEPPLVGVD from the exons CAGTCATGGCAAACTGCACCGAGGAGCGGCGAGAGGAGATAAAGGAGGAGTCGCCGCTGACGGAGGAGAAAACGCACAATAACCTCAAAG CGATCAACGGAGTGATGGAGGAGGCGTCGAACGGAGGAGAGAAGCTACAGAACGGAGACCGAGGAGGAGGCGGGATCAtgggagcagaaggaggaggagacctGTCCTCCATCAACGCCATGATGTCAGCGGTGATGTCAGCGGCGGGGACCATCAACGGAGGCGGAGGAGACGGGGAAGGAGAGAGTGGAGTCACCTCGGCCAACTCCTCCGTCGGGCCGTCGCCCAG CCCCTCCCCCACAAAGTCGCTCACGGCGGCCATGAGAGCCCCGCCCAGCAGGAACGCACGACGCACACag gacaCCAAAGAAGAAAGCTCAGCTTTTATTTGTCCGCTTTGTGACAAGGACTGTCAATCACAGCACCAGCTCACCATGCACATCAGACAG cacaaCGCCGACGCCGGAGCGACGGATCATTCCTGCAGCATCTGTGGGAAGTGCCTGAGCTCGGCCTCGTCGCTGGACCGACACATGCTGGTCCACAGCGGGGAGAGACCCTACAAGTGTAACGTCTGTGGACAGACCTTCACCACCAACGGCAACAtgcacag acaTATGAAGATCCATGAAAAGGACCCGGCCAGCGGTCTGCTCCCCgtcagccccccctcccccaacaAACGCCGCCGTCCATCCGTCAAGAGGAGGCAGAAtccggaggaggagacgggggaGGAGCCTCCCAACAAGAAG gtggtggaggagtCGACGGCGGAGGAGGCGGCGGCGATGGTTCGAGGAGgcgaggaggagctgctgcccTGTCCGATCTGCTTCAAGACCTGCAGCTCAAGACTGGAgctggacacacacatggacacacacccCGACACCGCActgag gtgTGATCTCTGCTGCCTGTCCTTCCGAACTCACCGAGGTATGTTGCGTCACAACGCGGCGGTTCATAAGCTCCTCCCCCAGGACCCGAGCGGACGGCCCTTCATCCAGAACAACCCCTCCATCCCCACGGGCTTCAACGACCTGGCCTTCATCGACTTCTCCTGCAAGAAGTTCGCCCACATCGCACAG GTTTGGTGCGAGACAAACCTCCGTCGCTGCATCAGCAAGTTCCACCGGTTCGTCTGCGATTGCTGCGACAAGGCGTTCCCCCTCCGCTCGGCTCTGGACCTCCACAAGACCACCTCCCACCCCGACAAACACACCGACACCGacatggaggagatggaggagatggaagagatggaggaggaagaggaggaagaggaggaggaggaggaaggagcagCAGAAAACGGCGTCGACAGTCCGGATGTTGAGAAAGAAGTCCTGCCCGAGCAAGACAACTTCTTGGAAGCGCTCGGTCTCCGGCACGTTTCTAAg GTGAAGTCTGGACCCACAGACGATGAGATCCACCAGGCCCACCTGGACAGCATCAAGGTGATCCACGTGGAGCCGCCGTCCTCCAGCCTTCCCCAGGAGCCCGCCTCGGCCTACCTGTCCGGAGCTCCGGGTCTGACCCTGGGACTCGGCGTCGGCGGTCTGGCGGCCCTCAGCATCCCGCTGCTGGAGGCCTCTGGCTCCGCCTCCGTCTCCGCCCTGCAGGGCCTCTCCCAGCGGGAGGCCATGAGCCTGCTCTGCCTGCAGCCCTTCCAGACCGGCTTCCTGCTGCAGCCCGACGGGGGCAACGTGGCCGCCAGCGCCGGCTCGTCGGGGGTCAAACCCGGCGAGGCGGGCGGCGCCGGGATCTCGGAGCTGGCCGACATCCAGCAGATCCTCAGAGTGGCGAGTGCGGCGCCGAACCAGATGGGTCTGAGCCTGCCGCCTCTGGCCAAAGCTCCGGGGTTCACCGGAGGTCAAG gTCAAGTCCAGGGTCAGAAGGCGATGCCTCCGTTGAAGCCCAAACCTCCCATCACGCCTCGCTCCAGCCTCACAGCCACCACGCCCCCCCC CCAGAGCTCCCAGCAGGCCTCACTGGGCTGCATcagccccagcctgccgcctcCCACCCCTCTCTTCAAaacgccctcctcctcctcctcctcctcttcgtcctcctcgtcttcaGCCGGCAACAACGGGCAGCTGGACTCGGAGTGTATGGGCGACGCTCACATGCCTCTGTCCGACTCGCCGCCGGCTGCGACCACGGCGGTGCTCGAGGAGCCGGGGCTCAGCGGGAGGAAGCCCGGAGCCAAAGGCGGGAGCAACACCAACGCCGGCTCGGCGAAAGGCTCGTTCCCGTGCCGGTTCTGCGACCAGGTGTTCTCGTTCTCCGGCGTCCTGCAGGCACACATGCGCTTCCACCTCGGCATCCTCCCGCACCAGTGCAACATCTGCGACTACGTGGCGCCGGACAAAGCCACGCTGATCCGTCACCTGCGGACGCACAGCGGCGAGCGGCCCTACGTCTGCCGCGTCTGCCATTACCCGTTCACCGTCAAGGCCAACTGCGAGCGCCACCTCAGGAAGAAGCACGGCAAGACGTCGAGGAAGGAGATCGAGAAGAACATCAAGTACGTCACCTCCACCAGCACCGCCAACCTCGCCGCCGCAATCACCGCCGTGACAAACGCCACCACCACCCAGGACACGGAGACGGGCCTCACCGGAGCCGAGACCACGTGCCGGTTCTGCGGCGACGACCTGAAGACCTACCGTGCGCTGCAGATCCACCTGCGGACGCACAACGGCTGCCAGAGGAAGCCGTTCGAGTGCCGGCGCTGCGGAGCCGCCTTCCTGGCCAAACGCAACTGCATCCACCACCTGCTGAAGCAGCACCCGGAGGTGCAGGAGCGGGAGATCGAGGAGCACATCGCCACGCTGCTACCCGCCGCCGCGCCCGCCGCCACCGTCGCCTCCGCCCGAGTAAATCAGATGACGCCGAACGGGATCGGTTTGTCGGTTCAGGCGCTCCACGCGGTGAAGGTGGAGGACCTGGACCAGCCGCTGGACTTCTCCGCCAAGGGGCTCTGCGGCAGCCAGGCGGGGTCACCGGGGGTCAAACTGGAGAGCGTCTCCCCGAGCTTCGACGGCTCCATCCTGGACCAGCCCATCGATCTGTCCGTCCCCAGCAAGAG agaggagaagagggaggagaggagagaggagaggagggagatcaAGACGGAGCCGAGTGGCAGCAGCATCGTGGAGCAGCAG CTCTCGCTCTGTTGAAGGAGGAGGACGGCTCTCGCTCTGttgaaggaggagaagacggctctctctctgcctcccctccACCCTCACCCCCAGCTCGGCTGCTACC CTCCCCCCGGCTCCACCCCTCCCCCAACCTCCCTCCCTAACTCCACCCGGGCCCAGCGCCTCAAACCCCTGCTCCCCAAACCCGCCATCTCCCtacccccatcctcctcctccacctccacccctctGGCCTCCATCGCTCAGATCATCCACTCCGTCTCCGGAGCTCCAGACCTGCTGAAGAGAGAGGAGGTCAAACCCCCGCCGGccgtcacttcctgtctgggCGACTCTGCTGCAG GCCCGGGACCCTCGGTTGTCATGGAGAAGCAAAGCGAAGAAACGCCTGAGGGATCCTCCAG GAAGCGGTCCAGGAAGAAGCTTGCTGCTCTGGCGGTGAAAGAGAAGGTCGTCGTTGTTAgcgcaggagcaggagcaggaggaggaggaggaggagcaggagtcggCAGCGGCATCGACCTGGAGTCCAGCGGCG TTGCCAGCGTGGAGAAGATGCTCGCCACCACCGACGCCAACAAGTTCAGCACCTACCTGCAGACCGGAGCGTCAGAGCTGGGAGGAAAGATAGGTGAGAGGACGGAGAAGACGG gcgaggagaaggagggaggagtaaaggaggaggtgaagccGGCGTCGGTGGGGCCTCAGTCCAAAGGGAAGAAGAACGCCTACTCCAACTCAGTCCAGAAGATGACCTGTCCCTTCTGTCCCCGAGTGTTCCCCTGGGCCAGCTCCCTGCAGAGACACATGCTGACCCACAccg gcCAAAAACCGTTCCCTTGTCCCAAGTGCGACGCCTTCTTCTCCACCAAATCTAACTGTGAGCGCCACCTGCTGAGGAAACACGGCGTGACGCACCGAACGCTGCGACGCAACGGCTCCCTCAAGAAAGACGGAGACGAAGGCTCGCACGAGAGCGCAg AGAGTCAGTCAGAGACGGAGCTGATGGCTCCAGAAGCTCAAGACCTCAGCGGCGTCAACACCTCCACCGACTCAGGCTCCGCCCCCATGTCGGAGAGCCCCGCCCCCTCGGACCAACAGGACGGGGACTCTGCACAGTCAAGCCCCGCCCACAAACAAAGCCGCA GCTGCAGTCCGCATGCAGATGACCAGGATTCAGAAGCACCAGAGCATCcggaccagcagggggcgccagagagcagagcagcaccGGGACGACAGCATCCACAGAGCAGCAAG GTGGAGAGCACCGACGATGACGACTGTCACAGCAACAAAAGTTTGGACCTGAACTTCGGCAAAAAGCTCATCGACTTCAAACTCTCCACGTCTTCAGGCCCggctcaggaagaacagccctCCCAACCTGCAtccgcctcctccacctcctcctcatcatcatcatcctctacCTCTGCTCCACAAGTAGCATCAGAGAGccaagagaaggagaaaggagcTGCagccaccacctcctcctcgtCCAGCAGCCCCGCGGCGAAGCAGCAGCCGGAGTACAAACACGTGTGTCGAGTTTGTAAGAAAAGCTTCCGCTACGCCACCACGCTCGCTCGCCACGAGAGGGCGCACCTCTCCGAGGAGACGCCAACGCCGGCACAGGAGGAGAACCCGCCGGTGCAAGAGGAGGCGACGGAGAGCAGCGCCGCCAAAccgacagaggaggaggaggaggacaaagaggaggagcagaagatgGAGACGGAGCCGGAAGAGGCAGGAGcggtgaggggaggggagagcgAAGGAGGGGAGAGCGGGGAgtcggaggaggagaaggagaaggaggagaggagcgacGAGGAGGCGTCAGAACCAAAGACTTTAGAGGGAGGAGAGGCGTCAGGAAGACGACTggacaagaggaagaagatctGCAACGTCTGCGGGAAGAGATTCTGGTCTCTGCAGGACCTGACCCGACACATGAGGTCACACACAG GTGAGCGGCCCTACAAGTGTCAAACCTGCGAGAGGACCTTCACCCTGAAGCACAGCCTGGTCCGCCACCAAAGGATCCACCTGAAGCCCCGCGGGGCCGACGGGGCCTCGGCCGCCATCGACGACGCCAGCGAGGACGGGGACTCCTGCATCCAGACGCCGCCCTCCACCTGCCCGCCGTCGGAGAACGAGAGCGAGTGCGGCAGCGGCGTCGCCGGGCtcaaggagctggaggaggaggaggacgaggaagaggaggaggaggaggaggaagaggaggaggaggaaggggacgttaaagaggagggaggtgaaacGTTGGAGGTAGAAAACCCTGAAAAACAAGCAGAGTCTGGTTCGGATTCAGAACCAACAACAAAAACCGTCTCATCAGAAGAACCGGCCGACGGGGAAACATCTAAACTCTCTGCTGAGTCCGCCGCCTCGACTCCCCGCCAACAAGCTACTGACACAAAGACAACGACGAGCAACGACCACGACGAGGACGTGAAATCGACGCCAGAATCAAACGTCTCCAAAGACCCCCCCgcctcgtcctcgtcctccagctctcctccagAGGAGTCCGTACCGGCGGCCCCAGCAGAGGGCTTCATCCAGGGGCTGCTGGAGATCCACGCTAAGCCCCCTCTGGAGCACCTCCTGCCCAACGGAGAGCCTCCTCTGGTGGGGGTAGACTGA